Proteins found in one Cetobacterium somerae genomic segment:
- a CDS encoding Cof-type HAD-IIB family hydrolase codes for MYKLIVSDLDGTLVDKNKNISEYTKKIVTLLKEKGIEFIIATGRSYKGAKHIYDILELNSEIVCNNGTTIYNNKGELIFQRVLDSNIVNEVFKKSIEEDCVFFATYGTQVYIGEGTIDKANTFLYNSLEDPIEINLENINSYIFEKIVLMDRDNEKLKHLSLYFNKYDEVNAFISQEDYLDIVHFETSKGKALETIAKLKNISLKHTIAFGDAFNDYEMLKVAGKGLVMKNGFEELKKEFDTLDLTNDENGVAKYLSDIFSLENI; via the coding sequence ATGTATAAGTTGATAGTTTCTGATTTAGATGGAACTTTAGTTGATAAAAATAAAAATATTTCTGAATACACAAAAAAAATTGTAACTTTATTAAAAGAAAAAGGTATTGAATTTATTATAGCTACAGGAAGAAGCTATAAAGGTGCTAAACATATTTACGATATATTAGAATTAAACAGCGAAATTGTTTGTAATAATGGAACTACCATTTATAACAATAAAGGAGAATTGATTTTCCAAAGAGTATTAGATTCTAATATAGTAAATGAAGTTTTTAAGAAATCTATAGAAGAAGATTGTGTATTTTTTGCTACATACGGAACTCAAGTATATATAGGAGAGGGAACAATAGATAAAGCGAATACTTTTTTATATAACTCTCTAGAAGATCCTATTGAAATAAATTTAGAGAATATTAATTCATATATTTTTGAAAAAATAGTTTTAATGGATAGAGATAATGAAAAATTGAAACATCTATCATTATATTTTAATAAATATGATGAAGTTAATGCTTTTATATCTCAAGAAGATTATCTTGATATTGTTCATTTTGAAACATCTAAGGGAAAAGCTCTTGAAACAATAGCGAAATTAAAAAATATTAGTTTAAAGCATACAATTGCTTTTGGAGATGCTTTTAATGATTATGAAATGCTTAAAGTTGCAGGAAAAGGACTTGTTATGAAAAATGGTTTTGAAGAGTTAAAAAAAGAGTTTGATACATTAGACTTAACAAATGATGAAAATGGTGTAGCAAAATATTTATCTGATATATTTTCTTTAGAAAATATATAG
- a CDS encoding M3 family oligoendopeptidase, translating into MKFKDFKYERPNYDLIKETLTNLMQNLKASTDIQEQKHLIHEINTIRNNISSMSSIANIRHTINTEDKFYDDENEYWDEISPFYQELDTNFYEILVNHSNKNNLVLEYGDQLFKLMENSLKTFSPEIIEDLQEENKEVSKYVKLLASAKILFDGKERNLSGMTPFILSKDRTIRKAAQEAKSTFFINNENKFDEIFDNLIKIRVKIAKKLGFDNFIELGYLRMNRVDYNAEMVDCFRKQVIESIVPLASSLYEKQKARLGLESLKYYDEKFEFNDGNPTPKGDSNWIIEQGKKMYHELSSETAEFIDFMIENDLMDLTTKKGKAGGGYCTFIPDYKSPFIFSNFNGTSGDIDVLTHEAGHAFQVYRSSWIEIPELLWATYESSEIHSMSMEFFTWNWMENFFKEDTNKYKYLHLSSAIKFIPYGVLVDHFQHKIYENPNLTPAERKTIWRKLEKVYKPHCDYSENPFLEKGTWWFQQAHIFEVPFYYIDYTLAQICALQFWQKMNKNYQESWKDYLNLCHEGGIKSFLNLLKVANLKSPFEENCVENIIEDVKKYLDEFQF; encoded by the coding sequence ATGAAATTTAAAGATTTTAAATATGAAAGACCTAATTACGATTTAATTAAAGAAACTTTAACAAATCTAATGCAAAATTTAAAAGCTTCAACTGATATTCAAGAACAAAAACATTTAATTCATGAAATTAATACCATAAGAAATAATATATCATCTATGTCTAGTATTGCTAATATTAGACACACTATAAATACTGAGGATAAATTTTATGATGACGAGAATGAATACTGGGATGAAATATCACCTTTTTACCAAGAGCTAGATACTAATTTTTATGAGATTCTAGTAAATCATAGCAATAAAAATAATTTAGTATTAGAGTATGGAGATCAACTCTTTAAACTGATGGAGAATAGCTTAAAAACATTTTCTCCAGAGATTATTGAAGATTTACAAGAGGAAAATAAAGAAGTCTCTAAGTATGTTAAACTTTTGGCCTCTGCTAAAATTTTATTTGATGGGAAAGAAAGAAACTTATCAGGTATGACACCATTTATTCTTTCTAAAGATAGAACTATTAGAAAAGCTGCTCAAGAAGCAAAATCAACTTTTTTTATTAATAACGAGAATAAATTTGATGAAATATTTGATAACCTTATAAAAATAAGAGTTAAAATAGCTAAAAAATTAGGATTCGACAATTTTATAGAGCTAGGATATTTAAGAATGAATAGAGTAGATTATAATGCTGAAATGGTTGACTGTTTTAGAAAGCAAGTTATTGAAAGTATAGTTCCATTGGCTTCATCTCTATATGAAAAACAAAAAGCAAGATTAGGATTAGAGTCTCTTAAATATTATGATGAAAAATTTGAATTTAATGACGGGAACCCAACTCCTAAAGGGGATTCAAATTGGATTATTGAGCAAGGAAAAAAAATGTACCACGAACTTTCTTCTGAAACTGCTGAATTTATTGATTTCATGATTGAAAATGATTTAATGGATTTAACAACTAAAAAAGGGAAAGCTGGAGGGGGATATTGTACTTTTATTCCAGATTATAAATCACCATTTATTTTTTCTAATTTCAATGGAACAAGTGGAGATATTGATGTTTTAACACATGAGGCCGGACATGCTTTTCAAGTTTATAGATCAAGTTGGATTGAAATTCCAGAATTATTATGGGCTACATATGAAAGCTCTGAAATACATTCTATGAGTATGGAATTTTTTACTTGGAATTGGATGGAAAATTTCTTTAAAGAGGATACAAACAAATATAAATATTTACACTTAAGCAGTGCTATTAAATTTATACCTTATGGAGTTTTAGTTGACCATTTCCAACATAAAATCTACGAAAACCCTAACTTAACTCCAGCTGAAAGAAAGACTATTTGGAGAAAGTTAGAGAAAGTTTATAAACCTCATTGTGATTATTCAGAAAATCCATTTTTAGAAAAAGGAACATGGTGGTTCCAGCAGGCTCATATATTTGAAGTTCCATTTTACTATATAGATTACACATTAGCTCAAATTTGCGCATTACAATTTTGGCAAAAAATGAATAAGAATTACCAAGAAAGTTGGAAAGATTATTTAAATTTATGTCATGAGGGTGGAATAAAATCATTCTTAAATTTATTAAAAGTTGCTAATTTAAAATCTCCTTTTGAAGAGAATTGTGTAGAAAATATAATTGAAGATGTTAAGAAATATTTAGATGAATTTCAATTTTAA
- a CDS encoding aldehyde dehydrogenase family protein encodes MKNVDKLEKLKKAFEKNKDLITDALYKDLGKNFEESRLSEYYPIISEFDYFLKNIEKWSEPEKIKSFFNFIGCGTIIQPEPYGKVLIISPWNYPFNLTFIPLIGAIAAGNEVVLKPSEHSKTSSEVIKKIIEESGVEDISVVLGDKEATTKLLNTKFDYIFFTGSTKVGKEVYLKAAETLTPVTLELGGKSPVIIEDEHCLEDAVEKIIWGKFFNRGQTCVAPDYIYLPIGLKDKFVELTREYIRRNGDIQGKIINDIHFERLENLLNNQNIIYQNGRIDDDSKNKGIFPFTIILNPKDEDPIAQEEIFGPILPLIEYESLEKVYWDLRSKPSPLALYIFRSDKGNLSTKGLKAGGVCINSTMLQIIDKRVPFGGIGNSGLGQYHGKYSFDTFTHYKPIFEGSSIKISMLRKVINLILNKIKK; translated from the coding sequence ATGAAAAATGTAGATAAATTAGAAAAATTAAAAAAAGCTTTTGAAAAAAACAAAGATTTAATAACAGATGCCTTGTATAAAGATTTAGGAAAAAATTTTGAAGAAAGTAGATTGTCAGAATATTATCCTATTATATCTGAATTTGATTATTTTTTAAAAAATATAGAAAAGTGGAGTGAACCTGAAAAAATTAAAAGCTTTTTTAATTTCATAGGTTGTGGAACAATTATTCAACCAGAACCCTATGGTAAAGTTTTAATTATCTCTCCTTGGAACTATCCTTTTAATTTGACATTCATTCCTTTGATAGGAGCAATAGCAGCTGGAAATGAAGTTGTTTTAAAACCCTCAGAACATTCTAAAACTTCAAGTGAAGTAATAAAAAAAATAATTGAAGAAAGTGGTGTTGAAGATATTTCTGTTGTACTTGGAGATAAAGAAGCAACAACAAAACTTTTAAATACAAAGTTTGATTATATATTTTTTACTGGTAGCACAAAAGTTGGAAAAGAGGTATATTTAAAAGCAGCTGAAACTTTAACTCCAGTAACATTAGAACTAGGAGGAAAATCACCTGTTATAATAGAAGATGAGCATTGTTTAGAAGATGCTGTTGAAAAAATAATTTGGGGAAAATTTTTCAATAGAGGTCAAACATGTGTAGCTCCCGACTATATCTATCTACCTATAGGATTGAAAGACAAATTTGTAGAATTAACAAGAGAATATATTAGAAGAAATGGTGATATTCAGGGGAAAATAATAAATGATATTCATTTTGAAAGATTGGAAAATCTATTAAATAATCAAAATATAATCTATCAAAATGGTAGAATAGATGATGACAGTAAAAATAAGGGAATATTTCCATTTACAATAATTTTAAATCCTAAAGATGAGGACCCTATTGCTCAAGAGGAGATATTTGGCCCAATTCTTCCTTTAATTGAGTATGAAAGTTTAGAAAAAGTTTATTGGGACTTAAGATCAAAGCCTTCACCATTAGCTCTTTATATTTTTAGGAGTGATAAGGGAAATTTATCTACAAAAGGCTTAAAAGCTGGTGGAGTATGTATAAATAGTACAATGCTTCAAATTATTGATAAAAGAGTTCCTTTTGGAGGAATAGGTAACAGTGGTCTTGGTCAATATCATGGTAAATATTCTTTTGATACATTTACTCACTATAAGCCAATTTTTGAAGGAAGTAGTATAAAAATATCTATGCTAAGAAAAGTTATAAATTTAATTTTAAATAAAATAAAAAAATAA
- a CDS encoding AAA family ATPase: MERINTLKNEISKKVIGQKDMVEKILIGILTGNHILLEGLPGLAKSLTVNTIAETLGLSFSRIQFTPDLLPSDIVGTEMYNEKTGDFSVKKGPIFANIVLADEINRAPAKVQSALLEAMQEKQVTIANETFKLDKPFIVLATQNPIEQDGTYPLPEAQQDRFLMKVKIEYPTYEEEMEILDLLTGEKEFSDIPINTIVSLEDLEEIKETIKKVVIDQKLKKYILDIVFKTREHSDYIACGASPRASISLVIASKAAAFLDGRDFVMPQDIKKVIYDVLRHRLILTYEAEAEDKKVEDIIDDILKTVILP; encoded by the coding sequence ATGGAAAGAATTAATACTTTAAAAAATGAGATTTCTAAAAAGGTAATTGGACAAAAAGATATGGTCGAGAAAATTCTTATAGGAATCTTAACAGGAAACCATATTCTATTAGAAGGTCTTCCTGGATTAGCAAAATCATTAACAGTAAATACAATAGCAGAAACCCTTGGATTAAGTTTTTCGAGAATTCAATTTACACCAGATTTATTACCAAGTGATATTGTAGGAACAGAGATGTATAATGAAAAAACAGGAGATTTCAGTGTAAAAAAAGGACCTATATTTGCTAATATAGTTTTAGCTGATGAAATAAACAGAGCTCCTGCAAAAGTTCAATCTGCTCTTTTAGAAGCTATGCAAGAGAAACAGGTTACAATTGCTAACGAAACATTTAAATTAGATAAACCATTCATAGTTTTAGCAACTCAAAACCCTATAGAGCAAGATGGAACATATCCATTACCAGAGGCTCAACAAGATAGATTTTTAATGAAAGTAAAGATAGAGTATCCAACATACGAAGAGGAGATGGAGATACTTGATTTATTGACAGGTGAAAAAGAGTTTTCTGATATTCCAATAAATACAATTGTATCTTTAGAAGATTTAGAAGAGATAAAAGAAACAATTAAAAAAGTTGTTATAGACCAAAAGTTAAAAAAATATATTTTGGATATTGTATTTAAAACTAGAGAACATTCTGATTATATTGCTTGTGGAGCTTCTCCTAGAGCAAGTATAAGTTTGGTTATAGCATCTAAAGCTGCTGCATTTTTAGATGGAAGAGATTTTGTAATGCCACAGGATATAAAAAAGGTTATTTATGATGTATTACGTCATAGACTTATTTTAACATATGAAGCTGAAGCAGAGGATAAAAAAGTAGAAGATATAATAGATGATATACTAAAAACAGTTATTTTACCATAA
- a CDS encoding sensor domain-containing protein translates to MKKSKVLILHESESTKISLEELGLHLLQDYEFEFLNILDYLKANFRIYDFIVFDSYNDYVFEYFKEKADRIIVSVNILKEERPSDYIKRGAGNFLLKPYSLKEIRLILDQLKENLLIKEEAEENRLKFYTLLDNIPYMAWFKNKDSEYMIVNNEFKEHCGKDFETIRGKGDQFVWDGMIGENCRQYDLKVMTERKQLVFDEIIPGKKGYKQFNIYKVPVVDKKNNILGTMGTAKDITDLKNKDVKFDILLENMPFAVFTKNRNGDIIQNNSTFYKLTDVNRFTYISLKEEDFLGIEHKESIEIEDKDVIYNKSNISLVRTLKTKNGEKIVEVFKSPIIDISGEVIGIVCTMRDVTEVKNQEAKIKKMAYTDSLTGLANRRGLYNYVESQLVKKYADVTIMFMDLDNFKSLNDSFGHQHGDRILIEFGEDLQTICKNGFVSRIGGDEFVIVWEGKMNKELATEMAEKILNLLSGKKRKFNKLSASIGIVTGNTEEDTIDNFLTKGDLALYKAKDQGKNQYVFYNRDLDKKRCLNEEIEQDLRNALDKDELELHYQPQYTCSKELVGLEALLRWNNDKYRKVPIVDIINIMEKSTLIDEIGKFIIKSAFSFAKKINTNREKKVIVSVNISAVQIMKHNFVRTIKKIIDETGVEPNTVGIEITETVLLQNIGENILKIKELKDIGIKISLDDFGTGYSSFSYLVKIPLSNIKIDKSFIWGMKDSEEYRTLVKLCIDTAHALNLKVVAEGVETVEDLGLLKYMKADFIQGYLFSKPLPKHIIEATVLQ, encoded by the coding sequence ATGAAAAAATCAAAGGTTTTAATTTTACATGAAAGTGAAAGCACAAAAATATCCCTTGAAGAATTAGGCTTACATCTGCTACAAGATTATGAATTTGAATTTTTAAATATTTTAGATTATTTAAAAGCTAATTTCAGGATCTATGATTTTATAGTATTTGATAGTTATAATGATTATGTATTTGAATACTTTAAAGAAAAAGCAGATAGAATAATTGTATCAGTGAATATTTTAAAAGAAGAAAGACCCTCAGATTATATAAAAAGAGGGGCAGGGAATTTTCTTTTAAAACCATATTCTTTAAAAGAAATCAGATTAATTTTAGATCAATTAAAAGAAAATCTTTTAATTAAAGAAGAGGCAGAAGAAAATAGATTAAAGTTTTATACTTTATTAGATAACATTCCTTATATGGCTTGGTTTAAAAATAAAGACAGTGAGTATATGATTGTTAATAATGAATTTAAAGAACATTGTGGAAAAGATTTTGAAACAATTCGAGGAAAAGGGGACCAATTTGTATGGGATGGTATGATTGGGGAAAATTGCCGTCAATACGATTTAAAAGTTATGACAGAACGAAAACAACTTGTTTTCGATGAAATAATTCCAGGTAAAAAAGGTTATAAACAATTTAATATTTATAAAGTTCCTGTAGTAGATAAGAAAAATAATATTTTAGGAACAATGGGGACTGCAAAAGATATAACAGATTTGAAAAATAAAGATGTAAAATTTGATATTTTATTAGAAAATATGCCATTTGCTGTATTTACTAAAAATAGAAATGGAGATATTATACAAAATAATTCAACTTTTTATAAATTAACTGATGTTAATCGCTTCACTTATATTTCTCTAAAAGAGGAAGATTTCTTGGGCATAGAACATAAAGAAAGTATTGAAATTGAAGATAAGGATGTTATCTATAATAAAAGTAATATATCTTTAGTAAGGACACTAAAAACAAAAAATGGTGAGAAAATAGTTGAAGTTTTTAAATCTCCAATTATCGATATATCTGGAGAAGTTATTGGTATTGTTTGTACAATGAGAGATGTTACAGAGGTTAAAAATCAAGAAGCTAAAATAAAAAAGATGGCTTATACTGATTCTTTAACAGGATTAGCTAATAGAAGAGGATTGTATAACTATGTAGAGAGTCAACTAGTAAAAAAATATGCAGATGTTACAATTATGTTTATGGATTTAGATAATTTTAAATCTTTAAACGATAGTTTTGGTCATCAACATGGTGATAGGATTCTAATTGAATTTGGTGAAGATTTACAGACAATTTGTAAAAATGGATTTGTCTCTAGAATCGGTGGAGATGAATTTGTAATTGTTTGGGAAGGAAAGATGAATAAAGAATTAGCAACTGAAATGGCAGAAAAAATTCTTAATCTTTTAAGTGGAAAAAAAAGAAAGTTTAATAAATTATCTGCAAGTATCGGAATTGTGACAGGTAATACTGAAGAAGACACAATCGACAACTTTTTAACTAAAGGAGATTTAGCTTTATATAAAGCCAAAGATCAAGGAAAAAATCAATATGTCTTCTATAACCGTGATTTAGATAAAAAGAGATGTTTAAATGAAGAGATTGAACAGGATTTAAGAAATGCTTTAGATAAAGATGAACTTGAACTTCACTATCAACCTCAATATACATGTAGTAAAGAGCTTGTTGGACTAGAAGCACTTCTTAGATGGAATAATGATAAATATAGAAAAGTACCCATAGTTGATATTATAAATATTATGGAAAAATCAACTCTAATTGATGAAATAGGGAAGTTTATAATAAAAAGTGCTTTTTCATTTGCAAAAAAAATAAATACTAACAGAGAAAAAAAAGTTATAGTTTCTGTTAATATATCGGCAGTTCAAATAATGAAACATAACTTTGTTAGAACTATAAAAAAAATTATAGATGAAACAGGTGTTGAACCAAATACTGTAGGTATTGAAATCACTGAAACTGTATTATTACAAAATATTGGAGAAAATATTCTAAAAATAAAAGAACTTAAAGACATTGGAATTAAAATATCTTTAGATGATTTTGGAACTGGATACTCTTCATTTAGCTATCTTGTAAAAATACCACTTTCTAATATCAAAATTGATAAGAGTTTTATTTGGGGTATGAAAGATAGTGAGGAATACAGAACTTTAGTTAAACTTTGCATAGATACTGCTCATGCCTTAAACTTAAAAGTTGTTGCAGAGGGTGTTGAAACGGTAGAGGATTTAGGATTATTGAAATATATGAAGGCTGACTTTATTCAAGGATACCTTTTTTCTAAACCATTACCAAAGCATATAATTGAAGCAACTGTATTACAATAA
- a CDS encoding DUF58 domain-containing protein: MDNKLESKKELLKKIKNIEIKATILSDNIFAGQYQSCLKGNGMEFSDIRRYAPGDDVKKIDWKVTAKQRKAYVKEFVEERELSVFLLVDISASNRFKEKLELITELVGSLAFSANKNGDRVGALFFSNQIERVIPLKKGKKHTLSIIENLLTINPKGDKTDIAMALRYFGKVFKRRSVIFLISDFLDDNYEKELKILSQRHEIIPVRIGDKKYESLPIGAIFTLEDAETGEQIVVENYKENSSNININNISNGINLYVGEDYVKEISKFFNRGRVR; encoded by the coding sequence ATGGATAATAAATTAGAAAGTAAAAAGGAACTTTTAAAAAAGATAAAGAATATCGAAATAAAAGCTACTATTTTATCTGATAATATTTTTGCAGGACAGTATCAATCTTGTTTAAAAGGAAATGGAATGGAGTTCTCTGATATTAGAAGATATGCTCCAGGAGATGATGTAAAAAAAATTGATTGGAAGGTTACTGCAAAACAAAGGAAAGCATACGTTAAAGAGTTTGTTGAGGAGAGAGAATTATCTGTTTTTTTATTAGTTGATATATCAGCATCTAATAGATTTAAAGAAAAATTAGAGCTTATAACAGAATTAGTTGGAAGTTTAGCATTTAGCGCTAATAAAAATGGCGATAGGGTAGGAGCTCTGTTTTTTTCTAATCAAATTGAAAGAGTTATTCCACTAAAAAAAGGAAAAAAACATACACTTTCTATAATTGAGAATCTGTTGACAATTAATCCTAAAGGAGATAAAACTGATATTGCAATGGCTTTAAGATACTTTGGAAAAGTTTTTAAAAGAAGATCAGTAATTTTCTTAATATCAGACTTTTTAGATGATAATTATGAAAAAGAGTTAAAAATACTTTCTCAGCGCCATGAAATTATCCCTGTAAGAATAGGTGATAAAAAATATGAATCACTTCCTATTGGAGCTATTTTTACATTAGAAGATGCTGAAACTGGCGAACAAATAGTTGTTGAAAATTACAAAGAAAATAGTAGCAATATAAACATAAATAATATTTCTAACGGAATAAATTTATATGTTGGAGAAGATTATGTTAAAGAAATTTCAAAATTTTTTAATAGAGGGAGAGTGCGATGA
- a CDS encoding TolC family protein translates to MGKILFLLFIFNFSLFAKTLDVGVILENHSQCSETALEILKDELNKNFAGTNFSPKITEKFYLTNHNIQDGINKLNKNPKIDGVFILTCAPLENISNLQQNKFYSMPLGFGDKGNNTPKNLNYIYSNLDLNNYLMPFKELTGVTEVDVLISNMNSSNLKKLAQSTNVPGIKVNVLKSTKENLLNAIDKKVPSFLIDFNEELKPYAYSGLNLNKEFRKRLRAASLNYMFFKTKKDMSTIVEVNAPIKDIYLNSEVATKIDIYPNLIFLQDLSQVNTPEMANPKLTLKNAVNRALNSNLDLLQVRQNIMTSYYNVKVTNSKRLPQLSANADYSALDDRSPNFKQGYPTNSVASYLQLSQVIFSDQINASVYIDKLSLDSNRKAFEQQKLATIYYVASTYVNILQLKAQLAIQASNYDLLRETLNVAKINYNVGAGGLQDVYRLQSNVAGALSDISSVKGEIRSQEIYLNNLLNYPEGNTYTYETLDELAPYFLLSENLGKNFTFGSEKSKKIESFLVNGALTNSNSLKQLDNTIKSKERELTSNNRERFIPTITASGNYYKNNVVTPWGKNSNGDFPDEYWQAGINVSLPLISGGEIYYNGQAIKSELKALEFNKLSSQNQLAQEVLQTYTNLLTNFVQSYTTKISSDVAKKNLDIVTNLYTEGTTTLTDFLSAQNNTLSQELNHVIENFNLINSTLKLEYLYGKSSLTMEPSERKVLLLKLQQELDN, encoded by the coding sequence ATGGGAAAAATACTTTTTTTACTTTTTATTTTCAATTTTTCTTTATTCGCAAAAACTCTTGATGTTGGAGTTATTTTAGAAAACCATTCGCAATGTTCAGAGACCGCTTTAGAAATTCTTAAAGATGAATTAAATAAAAATTTTGCAGGTACAAATTTTTCTCCAAAAATAACAGAAAAATTTTATCTGACAAATCATAATATTCAAGATGGTATAAATAAATTAAATAAAAATCCTAAAATTGATGGAGTTTTTATATTAACTTGTGCACCATTGGAAAATATATCTAATTTACAACAAAATAAATTTTACTCTATGCCTCTAGGGTTTGGAGATAAAGGAAATAATACTCCTAAAAATTTAAACTATATTTACAGTAATCTTGATTTAAATAATTATCTGATGCCTTTTAAAGAATTGACTGGTGTTACAGAAGTTGATGTACTTATCTCTAATATGAATTCAAGCAATTTAAAAAAACTTGCTCAAAGTACTAATGTTCCTGGAATAAAAGTTAATGTTCTTAAATCTACAAAAGAAAACTTGTTAAATGCGATTGATAAAAAAGTCCCTTCATTTCTTATTGATTTTAACGAAGAATTAAAGCCATATGCATATTCTGGGTTAAATCTAAATAAAGAGTTTAGAAAAAGATTAAGAGCAGCTTCTTTAAATTATATGTTTTTTAAAACTAAAAAAGATATGAGTACAATAGTTGAAGTTAATGCTCCAATCAAAGATATATACCTAAATTCTGAAGTAGCAACAAAAATTGATATTTATCCTAATCTTATTTTCCTTCAGGATTTATCACAAGTTAATACTCCAGAAATGGCAAATCCAAAATTAACACTTAAAAATGCTGTAAATAGAGCTCTTAATTCTAACTTAGACCTTCTTCAAGTTAGACAAAATATTATGACTAGTTACTATAATGTTAAAGTTACTAATTCTAAGCGTCTACCGCAGTTATCAGCTAATGCAGATTATTCAGCTCTAGATGATAGATCTCCTAATTTTAAACAAGGATATCCTACAAATAGTGTGGCTTCTTATTTACAACTTTCACAAGTTATATTTAGTGATCAAATCAATGCTAGTGTTTATATTGATAAGTTATCATTAGATTCTAATAGAAAAGCATTTGAGCAACAAAAATTAGCTACTATATATTATGTAGCTTCTACATATGTTAATATTCTTCAATTAAAAGCTCAATTAGCTATTCAAGCAAGTAACTATGATCTTTTAAGAGAAACTTTAAATGTTGCAAAAATTAATTATAATGTTGGTGCTGGTGGACTACAAGACGTATATAGATTACAATCAAATGTTGCCGGAGCTCTTTCGGATATTTCTAGTGTTAAAGGAGAAATTCGTTCTCAAGAAATCTACTTGAATAACCTTTTAAATTATCCAGAGGGAAACACATATACTTATGAAACTCTTGATGAACTTGCTCCATACTTTTTATTAAGTGAAAATTTAGGTAAAAACTTTACATTTGGTTCTGAAAAATCTAAAAAAATAGAAAGCTTTTTAGTAAATGGAGCTCTTACGAATTCTAATTCTTTAAAACAACTTGATAATACTATAAAAAGTAAAGAAAGAGAACTTACATCAAACAATAGAGAAAGATTTATACCTACAATAACTGCTTCTGGAAATTATTACAAAAATAATGTAGTAACACCTTGGGGTAAAAATTCAAATGGAGATTTTCCAGATGAATATTGGCAAGCTGGAATCAATGTTAGTTTACCACTTATAAGTGGAGGAGAAATTTACTATAATGGTCAAGCTATAAAAAGTGAATTAAAAGCACTTGAGTTTAATAAGCTTTCATCTCAAAATCAATTAGCTCAAGAGGTTTTACAAACATATACAAATCTTTTAACTAATTTTGTACAAAGTTATACAACTAAAATATCTTCAGATGTAGCTAAGAAAAATTTAGATATCGTAACTAACCTATACACAGAAGGAACAACTACACTAACTGATTTCCTATCTGCTCAAAATAATACTTTGAGTCAAGAATTAAATCATGTAATTGAAAACTTTAATCTGATTAACTCTACGCTAAAACTTGAATACCTTTATGGTAAGTCTTCTCTTACTATGGAACCGTCTGAAAGAAAAGTTTTACTGCTTAAACTTCAACAAGAGTTAGATAATTAG